Proteins from a genomic interval of Anolis sagrei isolate rAnoSag1 chromosome 1, rAnoSag1.mat, whole genome shotgun sequence:
- the FILIP1 gene encoding filamin-A-interacting protein 1 isoform X1: MRSRNQGGESSSSGQFSKSKPIINTAENQNLQEDAKKKNKSSRKEEEFPGSGTVKKHSKSSSKKSIELSKEDLVRLLSIMEGELQAREDVIHMLKTEKVRPDVLEAHYGSAAPQNVLKILHRDALLAHEKSAGEDVYEKPISELDRLEEKQKETYRRMLEQLLLAEKCHRRTVYELENEKHKHTDYMNKSDDFTNLLEQERERLKKLLEQEKIYQARKDKEHAKRLTKLREELVKLKSFALMLVDERQMHIDQLDQQTQKIQDLTQKLREEEEKLKFLTSKAKEDGQKLMKIEAELEHKTLSFSQEHEEMTAKLVSQESHNKQLRLKLVGLTRRIEELEETNKSLQKTEEELQELRDKIAKGECGNSSLMAELENLRKRVLEMEGKDEEITKTESQCKELKKKLQEEEHHSKELKLEVEKLQKRMSDLERLEEAFTKSKSDCTQLRLNLEREKSVTKDLINELEVLKTRVKDLESSESKLEKAELILKDDLTKLKSFTVMLVDERKNMVDKIKQEERKVESLNKNFKVEQGKVMEVTEKLIDESKKLLKLKSEMEEKVSSLMKERDELIGKLKSEEEKSSELSCTVDQLKKKIDGIEEVEREIARGRVKKGLGLSGQEDNKIKELTVEIERLKKRLKQLEVVEGDLMKTEDEYDQLEQKFRTEQDKANFLSQQLEEMKLQIAKNKAIEKGEAVSQEAELRQKFRLEEAKSQDLKAEVQALKEKIHELMNKEDQLSQLQVDYSVLQQRFLEEENKNKAMGQEVLTLTKELELSKRYSRALRPSMNGRRMVDVPVTSTGIQTDAVSSEAAEEETPAVFIRKSFQEENHIMSNLRQVGFKKPAERSSVLDRYPPAANEITMRKSWIPWMKKRENGPQSNQDKGTRIQTSPERPGEVVVSPKQGQPLHIRVTPDHENSTATLEITSPTAEEFFSSTTVIPTLGNQKPRITIIPSPHITSQKGKGGESPVGPERAMSPVTITTFSREKSSESTKAPFMERPMSPIQIMTVSTSAAPAEITVSPETQDMTMGRAVFRVTPEKQTVPTPVRKYNANTNIITTEDNKIHIHLGSQFKRSPGAAQEGASPVITVRPMNVAAEKEAMTGTVLRSPRNNMSSRPGASKVTSTITITPVTTSSTRGTQSMTGQDGSSQRPTPTRIPVSKGMKAGKPVVPAQGTGNQTKFEPRAETQSMKIELKKSSASSSASLGGGKG; encoded by the exons ATGAGGTCACGAAATCAAGGTGGAGAAAGCTCATCCAGTGGGCAGTTCTCTAAGTCGAAGCCCATTATCAACACTGCAGAAAATCAAAACCTTCAGGAAGATGCcaagaaaaagaacaaatctAGTCGCAAAGAAGAAGAGTTCCCAGGCTCAGGAACAGTCAAGAAGCACAGCAAATCATCAAGCAAGAAATCAATAGAGCTTTCCAAAGAGGATCTGGTCCGCCTTCTCAGTATAATGGAAGGAGAACTACAG GCTAGAGAAGATGTGATCCATATGCTGAAGACAGAGAAAGTCAGGCCTGATGTTCTGGAGGCACATTATGGATCTGCAGCTCCACAGAATGTCCTGAAAATATTGCATAGAGATGCCCTCCTCGCCCATGAGAAATCAGCTGGAGAAGATGTTTATGAGAAGCCAATTTCAGAG CTGGACAGACTTgaagaaaagcaaaaagaaacataCCGGCGCATGCTTGAACAGCTTCTCTTGGCAGAGAAATGCCACCGTCGCACAGTTTACGAGCTGGAAAATGagaagcataaacatacagattACATGAACAAGAGCGATGACTTTACCAACCTCTTGGAGCAAGAGCGTGAAAG ATTAAAGAAACTTCTTGAGCAAGAGAAAATCTACCAAGCCCGCAAAGACAAAGAACATGCAAAAAGGCTCACCAAGCTCAGAGAAGAATTAGTCAAACTCAAGTCTTTTGCACTCATGCTTGTGGATGAGAGACAGATGCACATTGATCAGCTTGATCAGCAAACTCAGAAGATTCAAGATCTAACCCAGAAAttaagggaagaagaagaaaaacttaaATTCTTAACTTCGAAAGCCAAAGAGGATGGGCAGAAACTGATGAAAATAGAGGCAGAACTTGAACATAAGACATTATCATTTTCCCAAGAGCATGAGGAGATGACAGCGAAATTGGTGAGTCAAGAATCACACAACAAACAGCTGAGGCTTAAACTGGTTGGCTTAACCCGCAGAATTGAGGAACTAGAAGAAACCAACAAAAGCCTTCAGAAGACTGAAGAAGAGCTTCAGGAACTGCGGGACAAAATAGCTAAAGGGGAATGTGGGAACTCCAGTTTAATGGCTGAGTTGGAAAACCTCCGTAAACGAGTGCTTGAAATGGAAGGCAAAGATGAGGAGATCACAAAAACTGAATCTCAGTGTAAAGAGCTTAAGAAGAAGTTGCAAGAAGAAGAGCACCACAGCAAGGAACTAAAGCTTGAAGTCGAGAAACTACAGAAAAGAATGTCAGATCTGGAGCGGCTGGAAGAAGCTTTCACCAAAAGCAAATCTGATTGTACCCAGTTGCGTTTGAACTTGGAAAGAGAGAAGAGCGTAACCAAAGACTTGATCAATGAGTTGGAAGTGTTGAAGACACGAGTAAAAGACCTGGAGTCTTCAGAAAGTAAGTTGGAAAAagctgaattgatcttaaaagaTGACTTGACAAAGTTGAAGTCTTTTACAGTTATGCTGGTGGATGAAAGGAAAAACATGGTGGATAAAATAAAGCAGGAAGAGAGAAAAGTTGAAAGCTTGAATAAGAACTTTAAGGTGGAACAAGGCAAAGTTATGGAAGTGACTGAAAAACTCATAGATGAAAGCAAAAAGCTTTTGAAGTTGAAATCTGAAATGGAGGAAAAAGTGTCCAGTTTGATGAAGGAAAGAGATGAGTTAATTGGCAAACTGAAGAGTGAAGAGGAAAAATCCTCGGAGCTGAGCTGTACCGTGGATcagttaaagaaaaaaattgatgGCATAGAGGAGGTAGAAAGAGAAATAGCAAGAGGTCGAGTTAAAAAAGGACTAGGGCTAAGTGGACAAGAAGATAACAAGATTAAAGAATTGACGGTTGAAATTGAAAGATTGAAAAAGCGTCTGAAGCAGCTAGAGGTGGTCGAAGGAGACTTGATGAAGACAGAGGATGAATATGATCAACTGGAGCAGAAATTTAGAACTGAGCAGGACAAAGCTAATTTCCTTTCTCAGCAGCTGGAAGAAATGAAGCTCCAGATTGCTAAAAACAAAGCAATTGAGAAGGGGGAGGCCGTGAGTCAGGAGGCTGAGCTGAGGCAAAAATTTCGGCTGGAAGAAGCTAAAAGCCAAGACTTGAAAGCTGAAGTACAGGCTCTCAAAGAGAAAATTCATGAGTTGATGAACAAAGAAGACCAGCTCTCTCAGCTCCAAGTGGATTACTCAGTCCTTCAGCAAAGGTttctggaagaagaaaacaaaaataaagccaTGGGGCAGGAGGTGCTGACGTTGACAAAAGAGCTTGAGCTGTCTAAGCGCTACAGTCGTGCCCTGAGACCAAGCATGAATGGGAGAAGAATGGTCGATGTACCTGTGACATCCACAGGAATACAAACTGATGCAGTAAGCAGTGAAGCAGCAGAAGAGGAAACTCCTGCTGTGTTCATAAGGAAATCCTTCCAGGAAGAGAACCACATCATGAGTAATCTTCGGCAAGTTGGGTTTAAAAAGCCTGCCGAGAGGTCATCAGTGCTTGACAGATATCCTCCGGCAGCAAATGAGATTACAATGAGAAAATCCTGGATTCCATggatgaaaaaaagagaaaatggtcCTCAGTCCAATCAGGATAAAGGAACCAGAATACAAACAAGCCCAGAACGTCCAGGAGAGGTTGTCGTTTCTCCAAAGCAAGGGCAGCCTCTTCACATCCGTGTAACTCCAGATCATGAAAACAGCACAGCTACTTTGGAGATTACGAGTCCAACAGCTGAAGAGTTCTTCTCGAGTACCACCGTTATTCCCACATTGGGGAATCAGAAGCCCCGGATTACTATAATTCCCTCTCCTCATATCACTTcacaaaaagggaaaggaggtgaGAGCCCTGTAGGCCCAGAGAGAGCTATGTCTCCAGTGACAATAACTACATTTTCTAGGGAAAAGTCCTCGGAGAGTACCAAGGCTCCATTCATGGAAAGGCCAATGTCCCCAATTCAGATCATGACCGTGTCTACCTCTGCAGCACCAGCCGAAATTACTGTGTCCCCTGAAACACAAGACATGACCATGGGAAGGGCTGTGTTTAGAGTGACTCCAGAAAAACAAACTGTCCCGACTCCAGTTCGAAAGTACAATGCTAACACGAACATTATAACGACAGAGGACAACAAAATCCACATCCACTTGGGTTCTCAGTTTAAGCGCTCACCTGGTGCTGCCCAAGAGGGAGCTAGCCCTGTGATTACTGTCAGACCTATGAAtgtagcagcagagaaagaggctATGACTGGGACTGTGCTCCGTTCTCCCAGGAATAATATGTCCTCAAGACCTGGAGCAAGCAAAGTTACAAGTACCATTACAATCACTCCAGTTACTACATCATCCACACGAGGAACACAATCCATG ACAGGACAAGATGGGTCATCCCAGAGACCTACACCCACCCGAATCCCTGTGTCTAAAGGTATGAAAGCCGGGAAGCCAGTAGTGCCAGCCCAAGGAACAGGAAATCAGACCAAATTCGAGCCTCGTGCCGAGACTCAGTCTATGAAAATAGAACTGAAGAAGTCTTCAGCCAGTAGCTCTGCCTCTCTTGGTGGAGGAAAGGGCTGA
- the FILIP1 gene encoding filamin-A-interacting protein 1 isoform X2 yields the protein MRSRNQGGESSSSGQFSKSKPIINTAENQNLQEDAKKKNKSSRKEEEFPGSGTVKKHSKSSSKKSIELSKEDLVRLLSIMEGELQAREDVIHMLKTEKVRPDVLEAHYGSAAPQNVLKILHRDALLAHEKSAGEDVYEKPISELDRLEEKQKETYRRMLEQLLLAEKCHRRTVYELENEKHKHTDYMNKSDDFTNLLEQERERLKKLLEQEKIYQARKDKEHAKRLTKLREELVKLKSFALMLVDERQMHIDQLDQQTQKIQDLTQKLREEEEKLKFLTSKAKEDGQKLMKIEAELEHKTLSFSQEHEEMTAKLVSQESHNKQLRLKLVGLTRRIEELEETNKSLQKTEEELQELRDKIAKGECGNSSLMAELENLRKRVLEMEGKDEEITKTESQCKELKKKLQEEEHHSKELKLEVEKLQKRMSDLERLEEAFTKSKSDCTQLRLNLEREKSVTKDLINELEVLKTRVKDLESSESKLEKAELILKDDLTKLKSFTVMLVDERKNMVDKIKQEERKVESLNKNFKVEQGKVMEVTEKLIDESKKLLKLKSEMEEKVSSLMKERDELIGKLKSEEEKSSELSCTVDQLKKKIDGIEEVEREIARGRVKKGLGLSGQEDNKIKELTVEIERLKKRLKQLEVVEGDLMKTEDEYDQLEQKFRTEQDKANFLSQQLEEMKLQIAKNKAIEKGEAVSQEAELRQKFRLEEAKSQDLKAEVQALKEKIHELMNKEDQLSQLQVDYSVLQQRFLEEENKNKAMGQEVLTLTKELELSKRYSRALRPSMNGRRMVDVPVTSTGIQTDAVSSEAAEEETPAVFIRKSFQEENHIMSNLRQVGFKKPAERSSVLDRYPPAANEITMRKSWIPWMKKRENGPQSNQDKGTRIQTSPERPGEVVVSPKQGQPLHIRVTPDHENSTATLEITSPTAEEFFSSTTVIPTLGNQKPRITIIPSPHITSQKGKGGESPVGPERAMSPVTITTFSREKSSESTKAPFMERPMSPIQIMTVSTSAAPAEITVSPETQDMTMGRAVFRVTPEKQTVPTPVRKYNANTNIITTEDNKIHIHLGSQFKRSPGAAQEGASPVITVRPMNVAAEKEAMTGTVLRSPRNNMSSRPGASKVTSTITITPVTTSSTRGTQSMTGQDGSSQRPTPTRIPVSKESIIIHQLRMNTR from the exons ATGAGGTCACGAAATCAAGGTGGAGAAAGCTCATCCAGTGGGCAGTTCTCTAAGTCGAAGCCCATTATCAACACTGCAGAAAATCAAAACCTTCAGGAAGATGCcaagaaaaagaacaaatctAGTCGCAAAGAAGAAGAGTTCCCAGGCTCAGGAACAGTCAAGAAGCACAGCAAATCATCAAGCAAGAAATCAATAGAGCTTTCCAAAGAGGATCTGGTCCGCCTTCTCAGTATAATGGAAGGAGAACTACAG GCTAGAGAAGATGTGATCCATATGCTGAAGACAGAGAAAGTCAGGCCTGATGTTCTGGAGGCACATTATGGATCTGCAGCTCCACAGAATGTCCTGAAAATATTGCATAGAGATGCCCTCCTCGCCCATGAGAAATCAGCTGGAGAAGATGTTTATGAGAAGCCAATTTCAGAG CTGGACAGACTTgaagaaaagcaaaaagaaacataCCGGCGCATGCTTGAACAGCTTCTCTTGGCAGAGAAATGCCACCGTCGCACAGTTTACGAGCTGGAAAATGagaagcataaacatacagattACATGAACAAGAGCGATGACTTTACCAACCTCTTGGAGCAAGAGCGTGAAAG ATTAAAGAAACTTCTTGAGCAAGAGAAAATCTACCAAGCCCGCAAAGACAAAGAACATGCAAAAAGGCTCACCAAGCTCAGAGAAGAATTAGTCAAACTCAAGTCTTTTGCACTCATGCTTGTGGATGAGAGACAGATGCACATTGATCAGCTTGATCAGCAAACTCAGAAGATTCAAGATCTAACCCAGAAAttaagggaagaagaagaaaaacttaaATTCTTAACTTCGAAAGCCAAAGAGGATGGGCAGAAACTGATGAAAATAGAGGCAGAACTTGAACATAAGACATTATCATTTTCCCAAGAGCATGAGGAGATGACAGCGAAATTGGTGAGTCAAGAATCACACAACAAACAGCTGAGGCTTAAACTGGTTGGCTTAACCCGCAGAATTGAGGAACTAGAAGAAACCAACAAAAGCCTTCAGAAGACTGAAGAAGAGCTTCAGGAACTGCGGGACAAAATAGCTAAAGGGGAATGTGGGAACTCCAGTTTAATGGCTGAGTTGGAAAACCTCCGTAAACGAGTGCTTGAAATGGAAGGCAAAGATGAGGAGATCACAAAAACTGAATCTCAGTGTAAAGAGCTTAAGAAGAAGTTGCAAGAAGAAGAGCACCACAGCAAGGAACTAAAGCTTGAAGTCGAGAAACTACAGAAAAGAATGTCAGATCTGGAGCGGCTGGAAGAAGCTTTCACCAAAAGCAAATCTGATTGTACCCAGTTGCGTTTGAACTTGGAAAGAGAGAAGAGCGTAACCAAAGACTTGATCAATGAGTTGGAAGTGTTGAAGACACGAGTAAAAGACCTGGAGTCTTCAGAAAGTAAGTTGGAAAAagctgaattgatcttaaaagaTGACTTGACAAAGTTGAAGTCTTTTACAGTTATGCTGGTGGATGAAAGGAAAAACATGGTGGATAAAATAAAGCAGGAAGAGAGAAAAGTTGAAAGCTTGAATAAGAACTTTAAGGTGGAACAAGGCAAAGTTATGGAAGTGACTGAAAAACTCATAGATGAAAGCAAAAAGCTTTTGAAGTTGAAATCTGAAATGGAGGAAAAAGTGTCCAGTTTGATGAAGGAAAGAGATGAGTTAATTGGCAAACTGAAGAGTGAAGAGGAAAAATCCTCGGAGCTGAGCTGTACCGTGGATcagttaaagaaaaaaattgatgGCATAGAGGAGGTAGAAAGAGAAATAGCAAGAGGTCGAGTTAAAAAAGGACTAGGGCTAAGTGGACAAGAAGATAACAAGATTAAAGAATTGACGGTTGAAATTGAAAGATTGAAAAAGCGTCTGAAGCAGCTAGAGGTGGTCGAAGGAGACTTGATGAAGACAGAGGATGAATATGATCAACTGGAGCAGAAATTTAGAACTGAGCAGGACAAAGCTAATTTCCTTTCTCAGCAGCTGGAAGAAATGAAGCTCCAGATTGCTAAAAACAAAGCAATTGAGAAGGGGGAGGCCGTGAGTCAGGAGGCTGAGCTGAGGCAAAAATTTCGGCTGGAAGAAGCTAAAAGCCAAGACTTGAAAGCTGAAGTACAGGCTCTCAAAGAGAAAATTCATGAGTTGATGAACAAAGAAGACCAGCTCTCTCAGCTCCAAGTGGATTACTCAGTCCTTCAGCAAAGGTttctggaagaagaaaacaaaaataaagccaTGGGGCAGGAGGTGCTGACGTTGACAAAAGAGCTTGAGCTGTCTAAGCGCTACAGTCGTGCCCTGAGACCAAGCATGAATGGGAGAAGAATGGTCGATGTACCTGTGACATCCACAGGAATACAAACTGATGCAGTAAGCAGTGAAGCAGCAGAAGAGGAAACTCCTGCTGTGTTCATAAGGAAATCCTTCCAGGAAGAGAACCACATCATGAGTAATCTTCGGCAAGTTGGGTTTAAAAAGCCTGCCGAGAGGTCATCAGTGCTTGACAGATATCCTCCGGCAGCAAATGAGATTACAATGAGAAAATCCTGGATTCCATggatgaaaaaaagagaaaatggtcCTCAGTCCAATCAGGATAAAGGAACCAGAATACAAACAAGCCCAGAACGTCCAGGAGAGGTTGTCGTTTCTCCAAAGCAAGGGCAGCCTCTTCACATCCGTGTAACTCCAGATCATGAAAACAGCACAGCTACTTTGGAGATTACGAGTCCAACAGCTGAAGAGTTCTTCTCGAGTACCACCGTTATTCCCACATTGGGGAATCAGAAGCCCCGGATTACTATAATTCCCTCTCCTCATATCACTTcacaaaaagggaaaggaggtgaGAGCCCTGTAGGCCCAGAGAGAGCTATGTCTCCAGTGACAATAACTACATTTTCTAGGGAAAAGTCCTCGGAGAGTACCAAGGCTCCATTCATGGAAAGGCCAATGTCCCCAATTCAGATCATGACCGTGTCTACCTCTGCAGCACCAGCCGAAATTACTGTGTCCCCTGAAACACAAGACATGACCATGGGAAGGGCTGTGTTTAGAGTGACTCCAGAAAAACAAACTGTCCCGACTCCAGTTCGAAAGTACAATGCTAACACGAACATTATAACGACAGAGGACAACAAAATCCACATCCACTTGGGTTCTCAGTTTAAGCGCTCACCTGGTGCTGCCCAAGAGGGAGCTAGCCCTGTGATTACTGTCAGACCTATGAAtgtagcagcagagaaagaggctATGACTGGGACTGTGCTCCGTTCTCCCAGGAATAATATGTCCTCAAGACCTGGAGCAAGCAAAGTTACAAGTACCATTACAATCACTCCAGTTACTACATCATCCACACGAGGAACACAATCCATG ACAGGACAAGATGGGTCATCCCAGAGACCTACACCCACCCGAATCCCTGTGTCTAAAG